A genomic window from Alphaproteobacteria bacterium includes:
- a CDS encoding altronate dehydratase family protein yields MASIESLRLNPQDNVAIMLGDVARGDMVSPASITAREPVPRSHKIAIVPIEAGAAVVKYGQIIGFTSEHIAPGAHVHVHNVSMGDFERDYAYGEGAVETVMVPEAERETYQGYRREDGKVGTRNYIGIVTSVNCAATVALHVAKAVEKEGLLDDYPNVDGIVPIVHGAGCCIGTDDEGFRMLQRTIWGHARHPNFASVLMLGLGCEANQIPFMLETMGKPSDETFHYTTIQQEGGTRKTVEYCLNWIRSVLPRANAMQRVTCPASELTVALQCGGSDGYSGLTANPALGIAVDKLVRHGGSGVLAETPEVYGAEHLLTRRAVSREVGEKLIERIRWWEEYAAKNNGSMNNNPTPGNKAGGLTTILEKSLGAVAKGGTTNLVGVYKYGEPITTKGFAFMDSPGYDPCSITGEVASGCNLVAFTTGRGSCYGNKPVPSVKLATNTPMYEHMSEDMDINCGTCIDGTDSLEEVGERIFRKLLAIASGERTLSEQLGFGDAEFVPWQIGAQM; encoded by the coding sequence ATGGCCAGTATTGAATCGTTGCGGCTCAACCCGCAGGACAATGTCGCCATCATGCTGGGCGACGTCGCGAGGGGCGACATGGTATCGCCGGCATCGATCACCGCGCGCGAACCGGTTCCGCGCAGTCACAAGATCGCAATCGTCCCCATCGAAGCCGGCGCCGCCGTCGTCAAATACGGCCAGATCATCGGCTTCACGTCGGAACATATCGCGCCCGGCGCGCATGTCCATGTCCACAACGTGTCGATGGGCGATTTCGAACGGGATTACGCCTATGGCGAAGGGGCGGTTGAAACCGTCATGGTGCCGGAAGCCGAACGTGAGACCTATCAGGGGTACCGGCGCGAGGACGGCAAGGTCGGCACGCGTAACTATATCGGCATCGTCACCTCGGTAAACTGCGCCGCGACGGTGGCGCTGCATGTCGCCAAGGCGGTGGAGAAGGAAGGGCTGCTGGACGATTACCCGAATGTCGATGGTATCGTGCCCATCGTGCACGGCGCGGGGTGCTGCATCGGCACCGACGATGAAGGCTTCCGCATGCTGCAGCGGACCATCTGGGGTCACGCGCGGCATCCGAATTTCGCCTCCGTGCTGATGCTGGGGCTGGGCTGCGAGGCGAACCAGATTCCCTTCATGCTGGAAACCATGGGCAAGCCCTCGGACGAAACCTTCCATTACACCACCATCCAGCAGGAGGGCGGGACGCGGAAAACCGTGGAATACTGCCTGAACTGGATACGGTCCGTGCTGCCGCGCGCCAACGCGATGCAGCGGGTGACCTGCCCGGCCTCGGAACTGACGGTGGCGCTGCAATGCGGCGGCTCGGACGGTTACTCCGGGCTGACGGCCAACCCGGCGCTGGGCATTGCCGTCGATAAGCTGGTGCGGCACGGCGGCTCCGGCGTGCTGGCCGAAACGCCGGAGGTTTACGGCGCGGAGCACCTGCTGACCCGCCGCGCGGTCAGCCGCGAAGTCGGCGAGAAGCTGATCGAGCGCATCCGCTGGTGGGAGGAATATGCGGCCAAGAACAACGGCAGCATGAACAACAACCCCACACCCGGCAACAAGGCGGGCGGGCTCACCACGATCCTCGAAAAATCACTGGGGGCGGTCGCCAAGGGCGGGACGACCAATCTCGTCGGCGTCTATAAATACGGCGAACCGATCACGACCAAGGGCTTCGCCTTCATGGACAGCCCCGGCTACGACCCGTGCTCGATCACGGGCGAGGTGGCGTCGGGCTGCAACCTGGTCGCCTTCACCACCGGGCGCGGTTCCTGTTACGGCAACAAGCCGGTGCCCAGCGTGAAGCTGGCCACCAATACGCCCATGTATGAACACATGTCCGAAGACATGGACATCAATTGCGGCACCTGCATCGACGGCACCGATTCGCTGGAGGAAGTCGGCGAGCGTATCTTCCGCAAGCTGCTGGCCATCGCCAGCGGCGAACGGACGCTTTCCGAACAGCTTGGCTTCGGCGACGCCGAATTCGTGCCCTGGCAGATCGGAGCCCAGATGTAG